The genomic segment gaatgattaataaatccatatgaaacagccccttaaaagtcacgtcgcGCTTTCGGTTTCgagctttggcgcgttttgcactcacacacaagcgtaccgcgccaaagcccaagtgatccgcgctcaggcacacctcttccaactgggccagggccggccaagtgaaccgtgcttgagcccgattcagcgcactcacacttctcaaacgatccaggaaacgggcctgggcacggtacggatggcatagtgtgagtaggccctaagataTATATGTGCACATGTATGCCAGACACCTACATGTCCATATAGGTGTAAGACACATGTATGCCAGAGACTTTAATGTCTGTCTTTCCTAACACAGATCTTGAACCAAATCATGTCATCTGCTCTGTCACTACCCTTTTACAAGTCTATGAGTGTTCCATCCATGTAGTGGCATTTCTGCCTAAAATAGTGGTGCGCACATTCCCTGGCAGTGCAGCTCTGGCATGTAATGCACGCACCAGGCAAGTTGATTTTCTAACAAAGTGCAACCACACCATGCTATTTGCATATACTGTACGTGTGTTTATTATAAGTTAAGAGTTTCATGCACGTCGCTCCAGGTAATTCGGCTGTACAacaaagcaggaacaaatcaGGTTACAGTGGACTTTTAATTGGTTTAATTTGGCTTCATTTGCTGCAGTTATTGTATAGTGTGGTACTGTAAACATTGCTATAAGCTCTGTTGGcagcatttaaatgttttttgaaaaaagtACAGTCCATCGAATGTCTTTCAAATTTATTATTTGCTCTAAGcaaagaacaaaaaagaaaattcagtCCTACATTAAGCTCTTTTAAAATGGTTAGATatgcagttttaattaaaatgagaTGCCTGCACTTCAAAAGAGatgttaaataatgaaataattaacacTAAATGtattttctgctttaaaaaaaatctgtcaaaggAGCAAGAAAGTACATTTACATTCAAGATATATTCATATTCACTGCAGTTTTGCttggtttaatttattatttcttacAAAGGATGTTTATATGACTAGAAAAAAAAGATACTCATTAGCACTCCGCTGATATATTAATGGTTGACACTAATATTTAAAGAGTAGCATGACTAATCATTGATATTATAATGCAGATAGGAGAACACGATTCAACAGACACTAGGACATGAGCGTGAGCCAAGACTTCTGTTAATTTGTCACTTCTTGCATAACATGGTTTTCTGGTGTAAGGGATAGGCTTCTTATCAGCTTGCTGACTGTTTGTTTGGGTATTATATAACATAGCTGGATATCACATAACATGTTACAGTATTACAAATGATCTGCTTTATGCTTATATTTACAGCTATCCATGTATGGCAGAAGATGTATGGCTTTAATGTGTTCAATTTAGCAGCAGCACATCAGAAGAGTGTGAAAATCACttgctttaaatagaaaatgacaAATACTTCTGTGTGCTAAATATATTTGTATGAGACACATCCCTCTACTATAATCAAACAATTCTCATTCATGCACTTTCTTAGtcacttatttttttatcaagggtcgccacagtggaatgaaccgccaactatttcaacatatgttttacacagcagatgcccttccagctgcaagccagtcctggggaaaacccatacactctcacatttacacacccactcatacactaaggcaaattttgtttacccaattcacatgacTCATggctttggattgtgggggaaaccagaacaacACGAGGacaacctgcaaactccacatagaaatgctaactggcccagccgggactcgacccagcaatcttcttgctgtgaagtgacagtgctaaccactgagccaccatggtgCCATAATCAAACAATATATGGCAGAGTACAGAGTGTTCAGTCTAAGTGCAAAGTGTACAGACACAAAACCAATAGTTCTACAGCAGAGGGCCTCAGCAAACTAAAATGGGCCTGTACAACATCTGTACAACATTAAGCTTTCTTAATATGAGTTTTACCGAGTAATGTATTTAACTATTAGGCACTATATAGTTATTAATCTGATAACATTGGGTAATAAAGCAAGTTTAGTCAGCAACTAAACTGATGACCAAAATCTATGACTAAATGAGGAACCAAACCaaaccagacatactgtgagcaATAAACCAGTAAGAAACTAAACACAGAAGTTTACCTAAATAAGTAGCAATTACAAACTGTATAATTATAAACTACAGTAGATACTAAAGTTTGTCAACACAAACTTCAAGGCTGGTTTGATAAAGCCTGTTggcaatagtttatttagtttaaaacctTTTGAACAAGTATAAATAGatatatactgtagatagatgaatggatggatagacactGTATGTTgtaattgagatttttttttacctgtatcCTGATTcttaatcatgctaacaacatgcaaattcatgctagaatcatgctaacaacatgctaatccatactatctatctatctatctatctatctatctatctatctatctatctatctatctatctatctatctatctatctatctatctatctatctatctatctatctatctgtctgtcgccAACAGGCTTTGCCTAAAAGTTTGTCTTGACAAACTTTAGTATCTAGTTATAATTATGCAATTAGTAAAGTAAAAAGTAGTGTAAACATCTGTGTTAAGTTTTTGTACTCAGTATACTCACTGATTTATTGCTCACAGTATATGTCTGGTGTGGTTCCTCATTCAGCCATATATTTTAGTCATCAGTTTAGTTTACTTCCCTCTGTTCccatgtattgtttttatatgtttacttttttctgtaaattttgcctcaaataaaattttatgaatgaaattgtacggattcatatgaattagccactaaatcaataagttatgaattgcagtgagatagcaagaggagtctggatgcagacctgatgcagtgcaatctgggctgcatccagtgctttttaataggctcacctaaccccacccataaccctacccctcacagcgacgtcactagctccatttgagtgcattgtgtctgacattgcattgctgagtgatgcaatctcagcttgcatcataaaggctgcatccagatactactggAGATAGCGTTGGATTCTCCAATGTGAAACAACTTCCTGATAAAACAATGTATCATATCTTCACACAGACTTGACAGATGTCTGTTATTTGAaccaatttctttttctttctttctttctttctttctttctttctttctttctttctttctttctttctttctttctttctttctttctttctttctttctttctttctttctttctttcttccttcagcCTATCTTTGGGTGTagtaggagcacttttagcttagcttaacatcaattattttattgtattagaCAATTAGCACCTTGCTCAAAAATGTTATATAAGTATAATGAGTGCTAGTTCTGTGTCCATGCCGACCATCTATACCCTCACTATTCCCTATATTAGTACACTGATATAACCCAATTGAAGGACTGAATGAAAATTCTAGCACTCGACACACAGAGAAGGATgcagttttgtttgtgctttgctggttgataaatcattcagatgtattaaaatgtcaaatttgtTTGTTCAAACCTTGTGATAGTTACTTTAGCAAGCTGTCTATTAACGAAACAAAagtattttaatttctgtcatcTATTGTTTATTTTGCAATACATTTCAATTGTCTATTTGTATTTTCATTGCTGTTATTTTTGTATAATTCTACAAATTCATGTTGAACACTACTTGAAGACATTATTTACAGTTAAATAATGTTGAAGAGAAATTTGTTggtgaaaaatgttttatttacgtGCTaatataaaagcagttaaaacagaCTTGTCAATTTTGACggggaacactaaagtaagggaCGGGATGTGAGCACAACTCTAAGATTAAAAAGCccttattgacatggctatttcTTAAAACCAGGGAATAACCATGTCAGTAAaggcttttaatttatttttttttttttacatcttatgAGTGTTTTGGACTTTCTTTTGCTGTTTAGCCTTTTCTATGTGTTGCTACTTTCCACGCCACAAATGATTCTAAAAGAGTccctcactcactatcctttagCCTACTCCAAGTATAggggtttataattttttttaattttcttcatGGATTTATCAGTGCCATTAAAGACTCATTATTTGTTATCcatctaaagattttttttttcaaacgcaTCCTGCAATCTGAAAAACAATATTCTCACTACTCTGTCCTTCCACTGGGGAAGTGCGAATCTGTGGGGGATGTTCACAGTGCAAATAAAGGCCAAACGCTTTTACAGCCGCAAAGTAGAACATTTCCTGATAAGAGACTGTCAAGAGAAACAGGTTTCCTCCTGCTCCAGCTGACACACATGTGACTGACCTTAGTAAGCATTAACACGAAAACACATTTCTCTCGTCCACTATTCCCTCTAGACAGTATGAACGCTTGACATGGATTTACTCTTCCAAACACGGCTTTAATATTAAAAGACACTTTCTATATCCGTCAAATCTGAACATGTCGTCATGGAAAGAGAAACTGAGGAGAATAGTTACGGTGGAGCCAGTGATCTTTCTCTACATGAGCAGCAGTTTCATTGTAACACCTGCAATTCAACAGATGATTATCACAAAGGTAAGAGAGCTGCTACTTTTGCCATTTAAAGCAAGAAaagtaaaaaagagagagagagagagggggagtgAAAGGGAAAGACATTAATCAAGCCGGTCCAGCGAGTCAGTGTTTTGTTCTTTGAACTGAAAAACAGGTCAGCAGGGTCCAGTTCTAGTACACAAAACGGAAATGCCCGAAGCACAACCACAGAGCGCTTGGAGAATAGCAGCGGAGCTGGAGATGTACTCAAAACCCAAAACTACAGCAGGCATTAATCAAGCCGAACCGACTTTGACAGTCCCAGAGCAAAACAACGGGAGCTGTGATCACTCATGCACTAGATTAAACAATCGCTGACACTCATTAGTCTGTATTCCGCAGCTCGACTTAAACATCCGATATGCACAAACAACTTTGGTATCTTAAGTATAACCTTGTAAGATGCTGGATGTGGGCAGTAGCCGAagatttgtttttgtcattttgacCTGTGATGTGACGGGGGTATTTAAAGGTGCGGTATGTaagattgacacccagtggttgaactaggtatagCATTtttggttcaaaacacatgcaagcgcaggCTGCCAGATTAAAGACCAACGGGAGTGTGCCTGACTATTGAGCCTAAATGCTAATTAAAGACTGATTTAAacagtgttctaaataaaagcaacggaaCTTGATAGAAGGAATACTTACCATAAATTTAAGAagttttttgtcctaaccaacgcctgacatttatattttagaaatggcttctattgcTTGCAGCCGAACTACAaaaaactatgacaatgatcacctcctTTTACATCAATGCCATTTTACAGCAGCAGAtaattcacctcagatcttgaaaataaaataaaccctttGAAATTGTACTTTTAAACTTTAGAATTGTGACTGTGCAAATCAacacagtgattcagcatgtatatttaataatgttaacgAGGTTTAATATTTATACCCcggggagtgacacaaacaacagaagtttggatccaaatgcaggtttattcgaagtcaggcaagcaatggtcaatatgGGTGCAAACAGGTGTTtagaggcagtccagaatcgtaatcagaaaacaggcgagaggtcagaaggcaggcggctaatCAGGAGAACTGGATAAACAAGGCTTAGATCagaacacaggaaaacaagactaggagaatgcgttgtaatgtcactaacagtaaacaagactcggcaatgtgaatgagtgtgtgtgctgcttaaatagtgtgtgtaatcagtctttgacaatcctcaggtggtgcgagtgtaatcagtctaaatgaggaagcaggtgtgtgtgggcgaagagcatggatgaagttgtagtccataaACTGGCAGAGTTGTAGTTTGTATGAGTGATAATGTTTTTCAGccacctctggtggttagaggtCGTTGATGATTGTGACACCGTGttgcatgtggtataggtgaattgtgtaagctaaattgtccatagtatatgtgtttgaatgggagtgtatgggtgtttctctgtGGTgtttttgcagctggaagggtatctgctgtgtaaaatatatgctggataaactAGCGGTTCAatatgctgtggcaaccccagattaataaagcgactaagcataaaatgaatgaatgaatgaattttattattgtcatttaaagaTAATGTTAGTTGCATCTATGCATGTCTAAACATGTATACAAattgtttaatacacacacaGGGATGTACAGCAGTACACAGATATCTATAAAAGTCGCCATCTCCTCCCATGCCTTCCTTACCTCAGGGGGCTTTGGTGGAATCCGGCTGTGTTGTagccagtttattcatgacaatttacaATTGTTTAGTGCTAATATAATTATTAGTAgctattatatgcatatttatatttgtttttatcattttaaaatgtttttataatttacagACTgcttttcccatccttaaaattgcaaaagtggattcggacatgccatTAGTGCTTCTGCACCATATGCTTTAGACTTTACACTTAGTTTATTAAATAAGATTTTGGTTTCATTTTGGTGTTGAcataaaaaagtgatttcatataCTAATATCAAACATATAAAATGTAAGTTtctaatgtttcaaataacaaaataacacacacacacgcacgcacgcacgcacgcacacacagtgttgacattttatatataaattattgttattattattattataattattattgttgttataatcatgcatatttattgatatatttaagttaaattaataaacatatttactTAAATCTGTACTTCCTAAATACttcaaacaaaatatataaaaataatactaactttgattatatttcaatatttaatttatttaaatatttaaacatctgACAAATTACTTACAAATAGATAAAACCTAGAAAAACCTAGTATCAAATGATTAGATTTTTAATATGCATTGTTGGTATAAACTAGTGCTACATTATAATACATTATGTTAGGAGTCTTTTGTAAATCCTGGCATTTTTTTCTCATATTCTGCTCAGAaactttctaaaataaaaatatgacaaaataaataaaaaataacacaattacTTACATTTATCTAATACTTCGTTGTTACTGTAACATTtgaaatttatttaacaataaaattacTATTTCATTGATCATTTCATGTATTACAATGTGATAAATATTCAACAGAATACTGCatactataatttattttttgttttgtttttctaccATGTTTCAAATGatatatactcattcattttcttctgcttaagcccttattgatcaggggtcaccacagcagaaagaactgccaactatttGGATGCcccttcagccgcaacccagtactgggaaacacccatacactctcacattcacacactcactcatacaatTTGCCCAATTTAGTTCACTCAATTCACCtatcccgcatgtctttggactgtgggggaaactggagcacccgggggGAAACCCACGTTAACAAGAAGAGatcatgcaaacttcacacagaaatgccaactggcccagctgcgactcgaaccagtgactttcttgctgtgaggcggcaatGGCATctacttatttacattttagcaTTAAAATTTATTCTAATAATTAGAATTTTTCCCCAAATATAAAAAGAATAACATTAAAGTAAAATGGCGAGAAcacatgacagaaaataatatctGTGAACGGTGCagacattttaatgaatataaataatgcaCTCCACACATGCATTTGCTTTAGGGAAACactttccaaaaacatgcagctgtTTTTAGTTCCTGCTCTTgtcatattgcattttttttcccAGCGTAAATGTCCTTCCTTTCCTCTCTCCTTTAAATTCCTTTACCCTTCCAGTGAACTCTGCAGCTCCACGCATAACAGCTCTCAGAAAAAATGCCGATGAATATATCATACGAATGAGCACAACTCCACGCAGCGAAAACTGTTCAAAGATTAAAGAGGTTCCAATCATTTATTGCAAAGTGCTCATTTACGCCACTCCTAATGACCTCGAGTCTTGCCATTTACTCTTTGATATCATCATATTTGTGAGGTTGTGGCTCGTGAGCTTCCCTGAGGCTTGTTCTTACAATAACTGAGGGCGTCCCCTGGTGGGATGAGTTACTGCATCGTTCCCATTCTGCATTAGATCATCATTAGTGACGGCCTATGACAAATttgaaaaaagttacaaaaaatataataatcttCCAAGCTGACCTTAGAAGTAAAGGAGTGTTAAATGTCAAGCTTCTGATGTAGTCACAGGTTTGAACAAAAGTGCTCAACTCCACCCTATAATAGTATTAATTGGTTTGGTTTTATCAGAGCTGTTTCCTCATGTAAAATACgtccaaatacagttgaagtcagaattattagcccctctttaaagtgttttttttttaatatttccaaaattatgtttaacagaggaaggacatttttatagtatgtctgataatattttttcttctgaagaaagtcttatttgttttatttcggctagaataaaagcatttaaaaaacattttaaggtcgaaattattagcccctttgataTAGTGTTTAATCTGTATTCATGTGGCGTCTCATCTATGTATAATATGACATATTGAATCCATTTTCCAGGTATGTCAAGACGTGCTGAAAAACGTCAGTATCTGCAGTGACCCTGAGCACCACAAAGAGTATGAGCATGTTCAGACTACATCCTCCTACATCTTTCTTCAGTTCAATGCCATCCTCAGCCTGGTCTCCATCCCTCCTGCCATCATGCTGGGCTCGTGGTCAGATAGCGCTGGCCGTCGATCAGTCATGGCTCTGCCGTCAGTTCTGTCTCTGCTGAGTGGAGGCTTGCTCTTGGCTGTATCTCTTCTGGACAACATCAGTGTTTACTGGACTCTGATGGCTGCCGCTTTAATGGGCCTGACAGGCGGCCATGTTTCCATATTCCTCAGCTCTTTCAGCTACCTGGCCGACTTGACCATGGGCTCCAGTTCCACTCGCACTTTGCGTATGGCAGTGGCCGAGTCCATGATTTTTGTAGGAGGCACGATTGGCTTCCTACTTGGCGGATTCCTGGAGCAAGAATTCGGGCTTCAGGCTGCATTTGGGGCTTACATTGGCTGTCATGTTCTGGTGTTGCTTTATATTGTGCTTTGGCTGAGAGACCCCTCGGTGGGGAAAAACACACGTTTAGTTCTCTGCAAAGAGGAGACGGCTGAAAGCGGATCTCAGGAAGATCAGTCTCGGCTGTTTATCCTAAAGTATGCCAAGATGTCTTTCAAAGCAGTGTTCAAGAGGAGGTCAGGGCAGGAGAGGATGAAACTGCACTTTCTCATGCTCTGCACTTTCATAAATAACCTGGTGGCTGTAGGTCAGTGTatacatttttacacacacacatctatatattCAACCTGTCAAGAATACCACAATTATATTAAtcctaaaactgaaaatataaataaatatattacataaaaaaatactttaaataatactataaaatatattttgcatgatcacacaataataattaacaattattattattattattattattattattataattattattattattattgcatcatcatcattattattattattattattattattatttttattatgaataataataataataataataataataataataataataataataataattctaaatgtATTCCTTTTTCttctacttattttattataaattgtataataataataataataataataataattattattattattattattattattattatataactacataaaatgtattgaaataatttattgtttaattattttaaataactatacATTATCTTATAAAAATACTTACACTTTAATTTCtaacactgaataaaataaaataaaatttatataaaaatgacaaGCACCAATAAAAAATACTAGcatgatttattaattttccaatttatattaactattaatttaaaatataattaatatatttatcattgTATGTATTAAAATTATCATGTTATATTTAAAACACATTCAGTTCCCTACAAAGAGAATAAGGTTGAGAAATAATCTCAAGAAGACCCACAAAGTCACTGAGCCATTAGAGAGTATATATACAAACTTTCATATTTTGTGTTAATTTTATTATGCTACTATATAATGTACACTACATCTTACATAtccaataattatattttaacacaataaacaattaaatataataaagcaAATACTCAAAAATCTatagatttttgtcttgttttcatacATTCTCCACATAGCAATATTTCTCTGGCCAAGCTTTGGCCCAAAcagtcagcttttgcttggctcacatgctgcagtgaattgcggtacatgactggaccaagtttgGCTTTCTGACAAGGACCAAACATGGACCACATCTGGGCCAAgtttcagccaagttaataacccataactgggtctGAACTGGGTCAAATTTGACCCATGTTTGGCCTTTGTCTGAAAGCCAGATTTGGTGTGCCACAATGAAATGGATGAATCCATGAAACACTTTAGATGCACTAGGGGTGTTATTTTATTCTATCTTATTAAAAAACTGACTTTGACATATGGTAAATATTAATATcatttcttaaataataataatttggtttagggtgatgcagtggtgcagtaggtactgctgttgcctcacagcaagaaggtcgctggttcgagcctcggctgggtcagatggcatttctgtgtggagtttgcatgttctccctgtgttcgcgtgggtttcctccgggtgctcctgtttcccccgcagtccaaaaacatgtggtacaggtggattgggtaggctaaattgtccatagtgtatgagtgtgaatgagtgtgtatggatgtttcccaaagatgggttgcagctgtaagggcatccgctgcgtaaaatatatgctgaataagttggcgggtcattctgctgtggcaactccggatttataaagggactaagtgaatgaaaaaatgaatgaatgaatgaatgaataatttggtTCATCAAATATATGCAATGTATGTTAAATTCAATAATTTTGCAACATACAGGAATGAATTAAgattaataattcaaatgattAAATCTTGATTGTTTTCTGGATTAAAATGAAGGCATTAGAGGATGCAAATAGCAAAATGGAAATGactttatgtataaaaaaaatgtctttactcaaaaaataatttaaatggatTTTAAATATGGGCAGACCAA from the Danio rerio strain Tuebingen ecotype United States chromosome 17, GRCz12tu, whole genome shotgun sequence genome contains:
- the zgc:174356 gene encoding uncharacterized protein LOC100137120, with protein sequence MSSWKEKLRRIVTVEPVIFLYMSSSFIVTPAIQQMIITKVCQDVLKNVSICSDPEHHKEYEHVQTTSSYIFLQFNAILSLVSIPPAIMLGSWSDSAGRRSVMALPSVLSLLSGGLLLAVSLLDNISVYWTLMAAALMGLTGGHVSIFLSSFSYLADLTMGSSSTRTLRMAVAESMIFVGGTIGFLLGGFLEQEFGLQAAFGAYIGCHVLVLLYIVLWLRDPSVGKNTRLVLCKEETAESGSQEDQSRLFILKYAKMSFKAVFKRRSGQERMKLHFLMLCTFINNLVAVGEQSILLLYLMYEPREFTTALFGVFNSVKMLLLGFGLLGLFPLLMRCVKEMTLAKLSAVFRIASYILLALSNNTWMVFLVAVVGAPSGISQAVIRSLSSAIVGPDEQGAMFSFSASVEATCILIAATIFNGLYPLTLPTFPGMPFIIMAAFMLIVLILLQWISELPSTHPRLVLSD